In a genomic window of Streptomyces koelreuteriae:
- a CDS encoding chitinase, which translates to MSRHRRSLRLWSGAVTAALALTVTTVGQASAADVNNARNAGFESGLSDWTCSAGSGTAVSSPVHAGTAALKGTPAGQDNARCAQTVRVKPGSTYTLGAWVRGGYAYLGVSGTGTTDVSTWTPDSSSWKQLSTTFRTGSSTNSVTVYTHGWYGQAAYYADDVSVFGPDGGGGTDPGPTVPAAPGGLNVSGTSSSSVSLAWNTVSGATGYTVYRDGTKVTAVSGTSATVTGLAASTSYSFQVTATNAAGESPKSAAVTGRTNAPTGPGPALPKHAVTGYWQNFNNGAAVQKLADVQSQYDIIAVAFADATSTPGTVTFNLDSAGLGGYTVDQFKADVRAKQAAGKKVIISVGGERGTVAVSDAASATNFANSVHSLMQTYGFDGVDIDLENGLNATYMTQALRSLSAKAGSSLIITMAPQTIDMQSTSNSYFQTALNIKDILTVVNMQYYNSGSMLGCDGKVYSQGSVDFLTALACIQLEGGLAPSQVGLGLPASTRGAGSGYVSPSVVNNALDCLTRGTGCGSFKPSRTYPDLRGAMTWSTNWDATAGNAWSNAVGPHVHGLP; encoded by the coding sequence ATGTCCAGACACAGACGATCCCTGCGGCTGTGGTCGGGTGCCGTCACGGCTGCCCTGGCCCTCACTGTCACGACCGTCGGCCAGGCCTCCGCGGCCGACGTCAACAACGCCAGGAACGCCGGCTTCGAGTCGGGCCTGAGCGACTGGACCTGTTCCGCCGGCAGCGGTACGGCCGTCTCCTCCCCGGTGCACGCCGGCACGGCCGCGCTGAAGGGGACCCCGGCGGGGCAGGACAACGCCCGGTGCGCCCAGACGGTGCGGGTGAAGCCCGGCTCGACGTACACCCTGGGCGCCTGGGTCCGGGGCGGCTACGCCTATCTCGGCGTCTCGGGCACGGGCACGACCGATGTGTCCACCTGGACCCCGGACTCCTCCTCCTGGAAGCAGCTGTCGACGACCTTCAGGACGGGCTCGTCAACCAACTCGGTGACGGTGTACACGCACGGCTGGTACGGGCAGGCCGCTTACTACGCGGACGACGTGTCGGTGTTCGGGCCCGACGGGGGCGGCGGCACCGACCCCGGCCCCACGGTCCCGGCCGCGCCGGGCGGTCTGAACGTCTCCGGGACGTCGTCCTCGTCGGTGTCCCTGGCGTGGAACACCGTCTCCGGGGCGACGGGCTACACCGTCTATCGCGACGGCACGAAGGTGACGGCCGTCTCGGGCACCTCGGCGACGGTGACCGGGCTCGCGGCCTCGACGTCGTACTCCTTCCAGGTCACGGCGACCAACGCGGCGGGCGAGTCTCCCAAGTCGGCGGCGGTGACGGGCCGGACGAACGCGCCGACCGGCCCCGGTCCCGCCCTGCCCAAGCACGCGGTGACCGGCTACTGGCAGAACTTCAACAACGGGGCCGCGGTCCAGAAGCTCGCGGACGTCCAGTCGCAGTACGACATCATCGCCGTCGCCTTCGCGGACGCGACCTCGACGCCGGGCACGGTGACCTTCAACCTGGACTCAGCGGGGCTGGGCGGCTACACCGTCGACCAGTTCAAGGCGGATGTCAGGGCCAAGCAGGCCGCCGGCAAGAAGGTCATCATCTCGGTCGGCGGTGAGCGCGGCACGGTGGCGGTGAGCGACGCCGCGTCGGCGACGAACTTCGCGAACTCCGTCCACTCCCTCATGCAGACGTACGGCTTCGACGGCGTCGACATCGACCTGGAGAACGGCCTCAACGCGACCTACATGACCCAGGCCCTGCGGTCGCTGTCGGCGAAGGCGGGCTCGTCGCTGATCATCACGATGGCGCCGCAGACCATCGACATGCAGTCGACGTCGAACTCCTACTTCCAGACGGCCCTGAACATCAAGGACATCCTCACCGTCGTCAACATGCAGTACTACAACAGCGGTTCCATGCTGGGCTGCGACGGCAAGGTCTACAGCCAGGGCTCGGTGGACTTCCTGACCGCCCTGGCCTGCATCCAGCTGGAGGGCGGCCTCGCCCCGTCCCAGGTCGGACTCGGCCTGCCCGCCTCGACCCGGGGCGCGGGGAGCGGCTATGTGTCGCCGTCCGTCGTGAACAACGCCCTGGACTGCCTGACCAGGGGCACGGGCTGCGGGTCCTTCAAGCCGTCGCGTACCTATCCCGACCTGCGAGGCGCGATGACCTGGTCGACCAACTGGGACGCGACCGCGGGCAACGCGTGGTCCAACGCGGTGGGTCCGCATGTGCACGGGCTGCCGTAG
- a CDS encoding Nramp family divalent metal transporter, translating into MADTTGNTTENEAQQPPQPRKASWKYIGPGIVVAATGVGAGDLVATLIAGSNFGYTLLWAAIIGCLVKISLAEAAGRWHLSTGRTLFDGWASLGRWTTWFFAVYVVVWGFVYGAAAMSSSALPLQALFPDVMDLKWWAIACGLVGLVFVWFNKYAVFEKVMTVLVGVMFVVTVYLAIRVTPNLLDAFAGLLPVLPDEKDSILNTLGLIGGVGGTITLAAYGYWVNAKGWTDTGWMKVMRLDNRVAYATTGIFVIAMLFVGAELLHSANVAIASGDKGLIQLGDILEAEYGAATAKFFLIGFFATSFTSLIGVWHGVSLMFADFVARLAGKEAVKGEEIASGKRERSWPFRAYLLWLTFPPMVLLFQGQPFRLIIIYGVLGAAFMPFLAGTLIWLLNSSRTPREWRNGPLSNIMLAIAGLLFLVLCTKQIWDQPWADFF; encoded by the coding sequence ATGGCGGACACCACGGGAAACACCACGGAGAACGAAGCCCAGCAGCCTCCTCAGCCGCGTAAGGCGAGTTGGAAGTACATCGGGCCGGGCATCGTCGTCGCGGCGACCGGGGTCGGCGCCGGGGACCTGGTCGCCACGCTCATCGCGGGCAGCAACTTCGGCTACACCCTCCTGTGGGCCGCGATCATCGGCTGTCTGGTGAAGATCTCACTGGCCGAGGCGGCGGGCCGCTGGCATCTGTCCACGGGGCGCACCCTGTTCGACGGCTGGGCGAGCCTCGGCCGCTGGACCACATGGTTCTTCGCCGTGTACGTCGTCGTCTGGGGCTTCGTCTACGGCGCGGCGGCGATGTCGTCGAGCGCGCTGCCGCTGCAGGCGCTGTTCCCGGACGTGATGGACCTGAAGTGGTGGGCCATCGCCTGCGGTCTGGTCGGACTGGTCTTCGTCTGGTTCAACAAGTACGCGGTGTTCGAGAAGGTCATGACGGTCCTGGTGGGCGTCATGTTCGTGGTGACGGTGTATCTGGCCATCCGGGTCACCCCGAACCTCCTCGACGCCTTCGCCGGTCTTCTGCCGGTGCTGCCCGACGAGAAGGACTCGATCCTCAACACCCTGGGCCTGATCGGCGGCGTCGGCGGCACGATCACGCTCGCTGCGTACGGCTACTGGGTCAACGCCAAGGGCTGGACCGACACCGGCTGGATGAAGGTCATGCGCCTGGACAACCGCGTCGCCTACGCCACGACCGGCATCTTCGTGATCGCCATGCTCTTCGTCGGCGCGGAGCTGCTCCACTCGGCGAACGTCGCGATCGCGAGCGGCGACAAGGGCCTGATCCAGCTCGGCGACATCCTGGAGGCCGAGTACGGCGCGGCCACGGCGAAGTTCTTCCTGATCGGCTTCTTCGCCACGTCGTTCACCTCGCTGATCGGCGTCTGGCACGGCGTGAGCCTGATGTTCGCCGACTTCGTGGCCCGGCTCGCGGGCAAGGAGGCCGTCAAGGGCGAGGAGATCGCCTCCGGCAAGCGCGAACGCTCCTGGCCCTTCCGCGCCTACCTGCTCTGGCTCACCTTCCCGCCGATGGTCCTGCTGTTCCAGGGCCAGCCCTTCCGCCTGATCATCATCTACGGCGTCCTGGGCGCGGCCTTCATGCCCTTCCTGGCGGGCACCCTGATCTGGCTGCTGAACTCCTCCCGCACGCCCCGGGAGTGGCGCAACGGCCCGCTCAGCAACATCATGCTCGCCATCGCCGGTCTGCTGTTCCTGGTCCTGTGCACGAAGCAGATCTGGGACCAGCCGTGGGCCGACTTCTTCTGA
- a CDS encoding ATP-binding protein encodes MLQLSGRHLPDPDARYGPFPQPPLGAGHLSVEYGPRPSAVREARAEVRRQLESWGLAEHGEVADVAELLVGELATNALVHAGSGFRLTLFAAHGVLRCEVADAERRVPRVLDAGTGENGRGIFLVDALAQRWGCHRDGPGKTVWFELGTCGADGCGRRQP; translated from the coding sequence ATGCTGCAACTCTCCGGGCGCCACCTCCCGGACCCCGACGCACGGTACGGTCCGTTTCCCCAGCCACCCCTGGGAGCGGGCCACCTCAGCGTCGAGTACGGGCCCCGGCCCTCCGCCGTCCGCGAGGCACGCGCGGAGGTCCGCAGACAGTTGGAAAGCTGGGGGCTCGCGGAGCACGGGGAGGTGGCGGACGTGGCCGAACTCCTCGTCGGCGAACTGGCCACCAACGCCCTGGTGCACGCCGGGAGCGGCTTCCGGCTGACGCTCTTCGCCGCGCACGGCGTACTGCGCTGCGAGGTCGCCGACGCGGAGCGCCGGGTGCCGCGGGTGCTGGACGCGGGCACCGGGGAGAACGGCCGTGGAATATTCCTGGTGGACGCGCTCGCCCAGCGCTGGGGCTGCCACCGGGACGGGCCGGGCAAGACCGTGTGGTTCGAGCTCGGTACGTGTGGGGCGGACGGCTGTGGTCGGCGACAGCCGTGA